In Silene latifolia isolate original U9 population chromosome 3, ASM4854445v1, whole genome shotgun sequence, a single window of DNA contains:
- the LOC141649101 gene encoding auxin-responsive protein SAUR71-like — protein MKLKRFIVKLRRCMQFIQPVNPIASDDDRDEGSSRASVMVPEGHFTVIAGNGERFVVELRHLRNPAVLKLLKEAEEEYGFQQEGALSVPCTPLQLQTILSQNM, from the coding sequence ATGAAATTGAAGAGGTTCATTGTGAAGCTAAGGAGGTGCATGCAATTCATACAACCAGTAAACCCAATTGCGAGTGATGATGATCGTGACGAGGGCTCGTCTAGAGCGTCTGTAATGGTGCCGGAAGGACATTTTACAGTTATAGCAGGAAATGGGGAGCGATTTGTGGTGGAGTTAAGGCACCTTAGAAATCCGGCAGTCTTGAAGTTACTAAAGGAGGCAGAGGAAGAGTATGGATTTCAGCAGGAAGGTGCATTGTCTGTTCCATGCACACCTTTACAACTTCAGACAATACTTTCACAAAATATGTAA
- the LOC141647655 gene encoding uncharacterized protein LOC141647655, with protein sequence MEKYFGNAYRGDPGVPHADPDRFWNIWIGSAAFSALTFVNPYMWQLSNQFNWHDKAMLYEQYHWKKAMDKKQPYKFKWNDYMDKDARDSYYFNWPVYFP encoded by the exons ATGGAGAAATACTTTGGGAATGCATACAGAGGAGACCCAGGAGTACCACACGCTGACCCTGATCGCTTTTGGAACATCTGGATTGGTTCCGCTGCTTTCTCAGCCCTTACCTTCGTCAATCCCTACATGTGGCAACTCTCCAATCAATTCAA CTGGCATGACAAAGCTATGTTGTATGAGCAATATCACTGGAAGAAGGCCATGGACAAGAAGCAACCATATAAATTCAAG TGGAATGATTACATGGACAAAGATGCTCGTGATTCGTACTACTTCAACTGGCCTGTGTATTTCCCTTAA